A genome region from Pseudanabaena sp. Chao 1811 includes the following:
- the rpoC1 gene encoding DNA-directed RNA polymerase subunit gamma (DNA-dependent RNA polymerase catalyzes the transcription of DNA into RNA using the four ribonucleoside triphosphates as substrates; in cyanobacteria the beta' subunit is composed of two distinct genes that produce a gamma and beta' subunit): MAKVEQRFDYVKIGLASPDRIRKWGERVLPNGSLVGEVTKPETINYRTLKPEMDGLFCERIFGPAKDWECHCGKYKRVRHRGIVCERCGVEVTESRVRRHRMGFIKLAASVTHVWYLKGIPSYMATLLDMPLRDVEQIVYFNAYVVLNPGIETEVDGVVVSVNSREIRIRGIDGVERAHLLHPKHVPTVHENQVVEAGEAIASAYNLSYKQLLSEDQWIDLEDQIYAEDPVLDGIEVGIGAEAIKQLLQNINLEKEAERLRTDIENSKGQKRAKLIKRLRVVDNFVATGSKPDWMVLDVIPVIPPDLRPMVQLDGGRFATSDLNDLYRRVINRNNRLARLQEILAPEIIVRNEKRMLQEAVDALIDNGRRGRTVVGANNRPLKSLSDIIEGKQGRFRQNLLGKRVDYSGRSVIVVGPNLKIHQCGLPKEMAIELFQPFVIHRLIKTGLVNNIKAAKKLIQRNDPAVWDVLEDVIREHPVMLNRAPTLHRLGIQAFEPLLVSGRAIQLHPLVCPAFNADFDGDQMAVHVPLSIEAQAEARLLMLASNNILSPATGRPIVTPSQDMVLGCYYLTTENPYTQRGEGRYFANFNDVVMAYEQKEIDIHSSVWVRFEGIIEGQGEEKDSEEPKVTILEDGTKVKEFPFRRIREDAEGGLISQYVKTTPGRVIFNQAIYASLAS, encoded by the coding sequence ATGGCGAAAGTGGAACAGCGATTTGACTATGTCAAGATTGGCTTGGCATCACCCGATCGCATTCGTAAATGGGGCGAACGTGTTCTACCAAATGGCAGTTTGGTTGGTGAAGTCACAAAACCTGAAACAATTAACTACCGCACACTCAAGCCAGAAATGGATGGCTTGTTCTGTGAAAGAATTTTTGGACCTGCTAAGGACTGGGAATGTCATTGTGGCAAATATAAGCGTGTGCGCCACCGTGGTATTGTTTGCGAACGCTGCGGTGTAGAAGTTACGGAGTCGCGAGTACGCCGTCACCGCATGGGCTTCATTAAGCTAGCCGCTTCAGTTACCCATGTATGGTATCTCAAGGGTATTCCTAGTTATATGGCAACCCTGCTGGATATGCCTTTGCGTGATGTCGAGCAAATTGTTTACTTTAACGCCTACGTTGTCCTCAATCCTGGTATTGAAACTGAGGTAGATGGGGTTGTTGTATCCGTCAATAGCCGTGAGATTCGGATTCGGGGTATTGATGGTGTAGAACGTGCTCACTTGTTACATCCGAAGCATGTACCAACGGTGCATGAGAATCAGGTGGTTGAAGCGGGTGAGGCGATCGCTAGTGCCTACAATCTCTCTTACAAGCAATTACTTTCTGAGGATCAATGGATCGATCTTGAGGATCAAATCTATGCTGAAGATCCTGTCTTGGATGGTATTGAAGTTGGTATTGGCGCTGAAGCAATTAAGCAATTATTGCAAAATATCAATCTGGAAAAAGAAGCTGAGCGTCTGCGTACTGATATTGAAAACTCCAAGGGTCAAAAACGCGCCAAATTAATCAAGCGTCTGCGTGTGGTTGATAACTTTGTGGCGACTGGCTCGAAGCCTGACTGGATGGTACTCGATGTCATTCCTGTAATTCCGCCCGACCTGCGCCCAATGGTGCAGTTGGACGGTGGACGTTTCGCTACTAGCGACTTGAACGACCTCTATCGTCGTGTGATCAACCGTAACAATCGTCTGGCGCGTTTACAGGAAATTCTCGCTCCTGAAATCATTGTCCGTAACGAAAAGCGGATGCTGCAAGAAGCCGTAGATGCCTTGATCGATAACGGTCGTCGTGGTCGGACGGTAGTGGGTGCAAATAATCGTCCCCTTAAGTCTTTATCAGACATTATCGAAGGTAAGCAAGGTCGTTTCCGTCAGAACTTACTTGGTAAACGGGTTGACTATTCTGGACGTTCGGTTATCGTCGTTGGTCCTAACCTGAAGATTCACCAATGTGGTCTGCCCAAGGAAATGGCGATCGAGCTATTCCAACCCTTTGTAATTCATCGCTTGATCAAAACAGGCTTGGTGAATAATATCAAGGCTGCGAAAAAGCTAATTCAACGTAATGATCCAGCCGTGTGGGACGTACTCGAAGATGTGATCCGCGAACATCCCGTAATGCTGAACCGCGCTCCAACGCTTCACCGTTTAGGTATTCAAGCCTTTGAACCCTTGCTAGTTAGTGGTCGTGCGATTCAATTGCATCCCCTTGTATGTCCCGCCTTTAACGCCGACTTTGACGGTGACCAAATGGCGGTTCACGTACCTTTATCTATTGAGGCACAGGCTGAAGCACGGTTACTAATGCTGGCTTCTAACAACATCCTTTCGCCTGCAACGGGTCGTCCGATCGTCACACCTAGCCAAGATATGGTTTTAGGCTGTTACTATCTCACTACCGAAAATCCCTATACCCAGAGGGGTGAAGGACGTTACTTCGCCAATTTCAATGATGTGGTGATGGCATACGAACAGAAGGAAATCGATATTCATTCCAGTGTATGGGTACGTTTTGAAGGCATTATCGAAGGTCAGGGTGAAGAGAAAGACAGCGAAGAACCTAAGGTTACGATTTTAGAGGATGGGACTAAGGTTAAGGAATTTCCATTCCGCCGTATTCGTGAAGATGCTGAAGGTGGATTGATTTCGCAGTATGTCAAAACTACCCCTGGGCGGGTGATTTTCAATCAGGCAATTTATGCATCACTAGCTAGCTAA
- the rpoB gene encoding DNA-directed RNA polymerase subunit beta, protein MNKPTLVTPAFVLPDLVEIQRESFRWFLEEGLIEELESFSPITDYTGKMELHFIAKDYKLKRPKYSVDESKRRDATYAVQMYVPTRLINKETGEIKEQEVFIGDLPLMTDRGTFIINGAERVIVNQIVRSPGVYYKQEIDKNGRRTYNASLIPNRGAWLKFETDKNDLVWVRIDKTRKLSAQVLLKAIGLSDAEILDALTHREYFQKTIDKEGQFDEDEALKELYRKLRPGEPPTESGGRELLRSRFFDPKRYDLGKVGRYKLNKKLRLNTPDSVRVLTEKDILTAINYLINLKFDIGEIDDIDHLGNRRVRSVGELLQNQVRVGLNRLERIIRERMTVSDVDALTPASLVNPKPLVAAIKEFFGSSQLSQFMDQTNPLAELTHKRRLSALGPGGLTRERAGFAVRDIHPSHYGRICPIETPEGPNAGLIGSLATHARVNQYGFIETPYYAVENGKVLKNQEPIYMTADEEDEFRVAPGDVATNEEGYIFNEIVPIRYRQEWGTASPEEIDYVAVSPVQIISVATSLIPFLEHDDANRALMGSNMQRQAVPLLRPERPLVGTGLEAQAARDSGMVIVSRVTGEVSYVSADEIRVRADDTGIESIYRLQKYQRSNQDTCLNQRPLVWVGDSVVAGQVLADGSATEGGEIALGQNILVAYMPWEGYNYEDAILINERLVIDDVYTSIHVEKYEIEARQTKLGPEEITREIPNVGEDSLRNLDEQGIIRIGAWVSSGEILVGKVTPKGESDQPPEEKLLRAIFGEKARDVRDNSLRVPNGEKGRVVDVRVFTREQGDELPPGANMVVRVYVAQKRKIQVGDKMAGRHGNKGIISRILPKEDMPFLPDGTPLDIVLNPLGVPSRMNVGQVFECLLGWAAENLNARFKIVPFDEMYGEEASRELVHGQLEHARNHTGKDWIFNDGFPGKLTVYDGRTGEPFDQPVTVGKAYMLKLVHLVDDKIHARSTGPYSLVTQQPLGGKAQQGGQRFGEMEVWALEAFGAAYILQELLTVKSDDMTGRNEALNAIVKGHAIPRPGTPESFKVLVRELQSLCLDVSVHKLSEDGSNQDTEVDLMVDVGSRRTPSRPTYESIYRGDINFDEDDD, encoded by the coding sequence ATGAATAAGCCTACTCTTGTTACTCCTGCCTTCGTTCTACCAGATCTTGTAGAAATCCAGCGGGAGAGTTTTCGATGGTTCCTAGAAGAAGGACTTATTGAAGAGCTTGAGAGTTTCTCACCGATTACAGATTATACGGGCAAAATGGAACTCCATTTTATTGCCAAAGATTATAAACTCAAGCGTCCAAAATATAGTGTTGATGAGTCCAAACGTCGGGATGCCACCTATGCCGTACAGATGTACGTTCCCACGAGGCTTATTAATAAAGAAACAGGAGAAATAAAAGAGCAAGAAGTTTTTATTGGCGATCTGCCCCTGATGACAGATCGTGGAACCTTTATTATCAACGGCGCTGAGCGAGTCATCGTCAATCAGATCGTCCGTAGCCCTGGGGTTTATTACAAACAAGAAATCGACAAAAACGGTCGCCGTACCTACAACGCCAGCCTCATCCCTAACCGAGGCGCATGGCTGAAGTTTGAAACTGACAAGAATGATCTTGTCTGGGTGCGTATCGACAAAACCCGTAAGCTTTCTGCTCAGGTATTGCTCAAAGCAATCGGCTTAAGCGATGCCGAAATTCTTGACGCGCTTACTCACCGTGAGTATTTCCAAAAGACCATTGATAAAGAAGGTCAGTTTGACGAAGACGAAGCCCTCAAAGAGCTTTATCGCAAGCTGCGTCCCGGTGAGCCACCTACTGAGTCTGGTGGTCGTGAACTACTGCGATCGCGTTTTTTCGATCCTAAGCGCTATGACCTCGGCAAAGTTGGACGTTACAAACTCAACAAAAAACTGCGCCTAAATACCCCTGATTCAGTGCGGGTATTGACTGAGAAGGATATTCTCACCGCAATCAATTACTTGATTAACCTCAAGTTTGATATCGGCGAAATCGACGACATTGACCACTTAGGCAACCGTCGCGTGCGTTCCGTTGGTGAATTGCTGCAAAACCAAGTTCGTGTAGGCTTAAATCGTCTTGAAAGAATCATCCGTGAACGGATGACTGTTTCTGATGTTGATGCCCTTACGCCTGCATCCTTGGTCAACCCTAAGCCCCTAGTTGCTGCAATCAAGGAATTCTTTGGTTCCAGCCAACTTTCGCAGTTTATGGATCAAACCAATCCTCTCGCTGAGCTTACCCACAAGCGTCGTCTCAGCGCCCTTGGTCCAGGTGGTCTGACCCGTGAACGTGCAGGCTTTGCGGTACGGGATATTCACCCTAGCCACTATGGTCGCATCTGCCCCATTGAAACTCCTGAAGGTCCTAACGCAGGGCTGATCGGCTCCTTGGCTACCCACGCCCGTGTTAATCAGTATGGGTTCATCGAGACTCCTTACTATGCAGTCGAGAACGGCAAGGTACTGAAAAACCAAGAACCGATCTACATGACAGCCGATGAGGAAGATGAATTCCGAGTAGCTCCCGGTGACGTAGCAACTAACGAAGAAGGTTACATTTTTAACGAAATTGTCCCAATTCGCTATCGTCAAGAATGGGGTACAGCTTCTCCTGAAGAAATTGATTATGTGGCGGTTTCGCCAGTACAGATCATCTCAGTGGCAACATCACTGATTCCTTTCTTAGAACATGATGATGCTAACCGTGCGCTGATGGGATCAAACATGCAACGCCAAGCAGTTCCCCTCTTGCGTCCTGAGCGTCCCCTAGTTGGTACTGGTCTGGAAGCACAGGCAGCCCGTGACTCAGGGATGGTGATCGTCTCGCGAGTTACAGGTGAAGTATCCTATGTTTCTGCCGATGAAATTCGCGTCAGAGCCGATGATACGGGTATCGAGAGCATCTACCGTCTGCAAAAGTATCAGCGATCGAACCAAGACACTTGCTTAAATCAGCGTCCTCTCGTTTGGGTCGGTGATAGTGTTGTCGCTGGACAAGTGCTAGCTGATGGCTCGGCAACCGAAGGTGGTGAAATTGCTCTTGGTCAGAACATCCTCGTTGCCTATATGCCTTGGGAAGGCTACAACTACGAAGACGCAATCCTAATTAATGAGCGTCTCGTAATTGATGATGTTTACACCTCAATTCACGTTGAAAAATACGAAATTGAAGCGCGTCAAACTAAATTAGGTCCTGAAGAAATCACTCGCGAAATTCCAAACGTTGGGGAAGACTCTCTGCGTAACCTTGATGAACAGGGCATTATCCGCATTGGTGCTTGGGTAAGTTCTGGTGAAATCCTTGTCGGTAAAGTCACACCGAAGGGTGAATCCGATCAGCCTCCTGAAGAAAAACTGTTAAGAGCAATTTTCGGTGAAAAAGCTCGTGATGTCCGTGATAACTCTTTGCGCGTACCAAACGGTGAAAAGGGTCGGGTCGTTGATGTGCGCGTATTTACTCGCGAACAAGGCGATGAATTACCCCCTGGAGCAAACATGGTCGTCCGTGTTTATGTCGCTCAAAAACGCAAGATCCAAGTCGGCGACAAGATGGCAGGTCGTCACGGTAACAAGGGCATTATTTCCCGCATTTTACCGAAGGAAGATATGCCTTTCTTGCCCGATGGCACTCCCCTCGACATCGTGTTGAACCCTCTGGGTGTGCCTTCACGGATGAACGTTGGACAAGTGTTTGAATGCTTGCTCGGTTGGGCTGCGGAAAACTTGAATGCTCGTTTTAAGATCGTACCTTTCGATGAAATGTATGGCGAAGAAGCATCCCGTGAGTTGGTACATGGTCAGCTAGAACATGCCCGTAATCACACTGGCAAGGACTGGATCTTTAATGATGGATTCCCCGGTAAATTGACCGTCTATGACGGACGCACTGGCGAACCCTTCGATCAGCCTGTGACCGTTGGTAAAGCATATATGCTGAAACTAGTTCACCTTGTCGATGACAAGATCCATGCGCGTTCTACTGGTCCTTACTCTCTAGTTACCCAACAACCTCTCGGTGGTAAAGCCCAGCAGGGTGGTCAGCGCTTCGGAGAAATGGAAGTATGGGCGTTGGAAGCCTTCGGTGCTGCCTATATTCTCCAAGAATTGCTCACGGTCAAGTCTGACGATATGACGGGACGTAACGAAGCCCTCAATGCGATCGTTAAAGGTCATGCAATTCCTCGTCCTGGTACACCTGAATCCTTCAAGGTATTGGTACGCGAACTTCAGTCTCTCTGCTTAGATGTGTCAGTTCATAAACTATCAGAAGATGGCAGTAACCAAGATACCGAAGTTGATCTAATGGTGGATGTTGGCTCTCGCCGCACCCCTAGTCGCCCAACCTACGAGTCAATCTATCGAGGCGACATTAACTTTGATGAGGATGATGATTAG
- a CDS encoding HU family DNA-binding protein, with the protein MNKGELVDAIAKKAAEKGVTVNKKTADEVLSATLEVIIDTVASGDKVTLVGFGSFEARDRKAREGRNPKTGEKMEIPATKVPAFSAGKSFKEQVSPPSD; encoded by the coding sequence ATGAACAAAGGTGAACTAGTTGATGCTATTGCTAAAAAGGCAGCAGAGAAAGGCGTAACAGTCAACAAAAAGACTGCCGACGAAGTTCTCTCAGCAACGCTTGAAGTAATCATCGATACTGTAGCTAGCGGAGACAAAGTAACTTTGGTTGGCTTCGGTTCTTTTGAAGCTCGCGATCGCAAAGCCCGTGAAGGTCGCAACCCTAAGACAGGCGAAAAGATGGAAATCCCCGCTACCAAAGTCCCAGCATTCTCCGCTGGCAAGTCTTTCAAAGAGCAAGTCAGCCCTCCTTCTGACTAA
- a CDS encoding DMT family transporter, whose product MQSSTPASTNELNRQSPLIIAPFFLWGTAMVVMKALLPQTSPMFMAAVRLLPAGLLLILGGAYFGRNQPKGWQAWLWISLFALVDGTMFQGFLAQGLVRTNAGLGSLLIDSQPLAVAVLASVLYKEKIGIGATLGLLVGVIGIGLIGLPSELMTALLAGDFATILEAGVFTLGEWFMLGASLSMAIGTILIRPVVRYADPVMATGWHMVIGGLPLLLISNQIEQNQWQAVTSWGWLGMAYMAIMGSAIAYGLFFFFASSGSLTTLSALTFSTPVFALMFSSLFLGENLTLVQWIGVILTLTSIYLVSVRGSESVSSEVNSESETMTEAKILTAAEQVAVSSAVPILQQPVNESLINERQFDERGKW is encoded by the coding sequence ATGCAGTCATCCACGCCAGCTAGTACCAATGAGCTAAACCGTCAGTCTCCCCTCATAATTGCGCCATTTTTTCTTTGGGGAACGGCGATGGTCGTGATGAAGGCTTTGTTGCCTCAAACTAGTCCCATGTTTATGGCAGCAGTAAGATTACTTCCTGCGGGGTTGTTACTGATTTTGGGTGGGGCTTATTTTGGCAGAAATCAGCCTAAAGGTTGGCAAGCGTGGTTATGGATTAGCTTATTTGCCTTGGTTGATGGCACTATGTTTCAAGGCTTTTTAGCGCAGGGTTTGGTACGTACCAATGCGGGACTTGGTTCATTATTAATTGACTCACAGCCTCTAGCGGTTGCAGTACTAGCGTCGGTTTTATATAAAGAGAAAATTGGTATTGGCGCAACCCTTGGTTTATTAGTGGGAGTAATTGGTATTGGCTTAATTGGTTTGCCGTCGGAGCTTATGACAGCATTGTTGGCTGGCGACTTTGCCACAATTTTAGAGGCGGGAGTGTTTACCCTTGGTGAGTGGTTTATGCTCGGTGCATCCTTGTCAATGGCGATCGGCACAATTTTAATTAGACCTGTAGTGCGCTATGCCGATCCAGTCATGGCGACAGGTTGGCACATGGTGATTGGTGGTTTACCTTTATTACTCATTTCTAACCAGATCGAGCAGAATCAATGGCAAGCTGTCACTTCTTGGGGATGGCTAGGCATGGCTTATATGGCGATTATGGGTAGTGCGATCGCCTATGGGTTATTTTTCTTTTTTGCCTCATCAGGAAGTTTGACTACCTTAAGCGCCCTGACATTCTCGACACCAGTATTTGCCCTGATGTTTAGCAGTCTCTTTCTTGGTGAAAACTTGACTTTAGTGCAATGGATCGGTGTGATTTTGACGCTAACGAGTATTTATCTTGTCAGTGTCCGTGGCTCAGAATCAGTTAGCAGTGAAGTAAATTCTGAATCGGAAACAATGACGGAAGCTAAAATTTTGACTGCGGCTGAGCAAGTGGCGGTTAGTTCTGCTGTGCCAATTTTGCAACAACCTGTTAATGAGTCCCTAATCAATGAACGTCAGTTTGATGAACGCGGAAAATGGTAA
- a CDS encoding GGDEF domain-containing protein encodes MDRIKPKYLQSLYDLKAVLMKVFLTFAVLAIAGIWWIEGLESHINPIDHIAYPSMIAVFGISAFWLHLKPKSLRKVEYITFTTFATYCFVNFQAMLFGLPLFIVDLYSVATFLQWLPMVYISAFIMLEIRNAIIASGLFYSSLVISIILYRSVQYVPDLALNKIYLTAMVVCFAHPIYILMLLGIALLKEQLVQIKNQAENMSVAATTDYLTGLTNRRFAAQSLDHLLELAKTENSHLTLFVLDIDHFKEVNDSFGHDVGDRVLICLANFLRHNLRDSDILGRWGGEEFIIILQKTDLQTACHLAERLYERNSEWVYEKVGHVTFSIGIATPRPDDTTDSLFKRADASLYQAKQNGRNRFEIAV; translated from the coding sequence ATGGATCGAATCAAACCCAAATATCTGCAATCGCTTTACGATCTCAAGGCAGTTTTGATGAAGGTGTTTTTAACCTTTGCTGTTTTAGCGATCGCAGGAATATGGTGGATAGAAGGATTGGAATCACATATAAATCCGATAGATCACATTGCTTACCCAAGCATGATTGCAGTATTTGGTATCAGTGCCTTCTGGTTGCATCTAAAGCCCAAAAGCCTAAGAAAAGTTGAGTATATTACCTTTACTACTTTTGCTACCTACTGCTTTGTTAATTTTCAAGCAATGCTTTTTGGTCTACCTTTGTTTATTGTCGATCTATATAGCGTCGCCACGTTCTTACAATGGCTACCGATGGTCTATATATCAGCATTCATTATGCTGGAAATTCGCAATGCTATTATCGCTTCAGGATTGTTTTATTCATCCTTAGTCATCTCCATTATTTTGTACAGGAGCGTTCAGTATGTTCCTGATTTAGCATTAAATAAAATATATCTAACAGCAATGGTGGTCTGTTTTGCTCATCCAATTTATATCTTAATGCTTTTAGGAATAGCTCTTTTAAAAGAACAACTTGTGCAAATAAAGAATCAGGCTGAAAATATGTCAGTTGCTGCAACAACCGACTACCTCACAGGTCTTACAAATCGAAGATTTGCTGCTCAATCCCTCGATCACTTACTTGAACTAGCAAAAACAGAAAATTCTCATCTAACGTTATTTGTATTAGATATTGATCATTTTAAGGAAGTTAACGACTCTTTTGGTCATGATGTCGGCGATCGCGTACTGATCTGTCTTGCCAATTTTTTGCGTCATAATCTTCGTGATTCCGACATATTAGGAAGATGGGGCGGCGAAGAATTTATCATAATTTTACAGAAAACCGATTTGCAGACAGCTTGTCATCTAGCCGAGCGTCTATACGAACGAAATTCTGAATGGGTCTACGAAAAAGTTGGTCATGTGACGTTTAGTATTGGTATTGCCACACCAAGACCAGATGATACAACCGACTCATTGTTTAAACGTGCAGATGCTTCTCTTTATCAGGCTAAACAGAATGGGCGCAATCGCTTTGAGATCGCAGTTTAA
- a CDS encoding glycosyl transferase produces MPTLYTAITNHGFGHATRTAAVLADLQQRSPDIKLIIATTAPRWLLEEYIAGDFIYHQRVFDVGVIQIDSLVTDQEATFAAWQTIYEQQADLITEEVKFLQENKVDLIFGDIPPMLTEIAKAAKIPCWMAGNFGWDFIYRDWGGKYAELADRLSETYSHCDRLFRLPFAEPMTSFPNIQNVGLTGAKPNHSPKYLREKFNLDSDRPTALLTFGGLSLQSIPYQNLAKFPEWQFITFDRGAPDLPNLTKANCDRLRPVDLMVVCDRVVTKPGYGTLAEALRVGVPVVCLTREGFLEAETLIAGVKNYSEHLIISPQEFYEGDWSFLNETCLPPDLAEAKQLDMHGEETINQAILDYFA; encoded by the coding sequence ATGCCCACTTTATATACTGCAATTACCAATCATGGCTTTGGTCATGCGACGCGCACTGCGGCTGTCCTTGCTGATCTGCAACAGCGATCGCCTGATATTAAGTTAATTATTGCGACGACGGCTCCACGTTGGTTATTGGAGGAATATATCGCAGGTGATTTTATTTACCATCAACGAGTGTTTGATGTGGGTGTAATCCAGATTGATAGTTTGGTTACTGATCAAGAAGCAACCTTTGCGGCATGGCAAACAATTTATGAGCAACAGGCAGACTTGATCACTGAAGAAGTGAAATTTTTGCAAGAGAATAAGGTTGATTTGATTTTTGGAGATATCCCTCCCATGCTGACGGAAATTGCTAAAGCAGCGAAGATTCCTTGCTGGATGGCAGGCAACTTTGGCTGGGACTTTATCTATCGAGATTGGGGTGGTAAGTATGCAGAACTTGCCGATCGCCTATCGGAAACCTACAGCCATTGCGATCGCTTATTTCGCTTACCCTTTGCGGAACCCATGACTAGTTTCCCCAATATTCAAAATGTGGGACTAACTGGCGCAAAACCTAACCATTCCCCTAAATATTTACGTGAGAAATTTAATTTAGACAGCGATCGCCCCACGGCTCTACTCACCTTTGGAGGGTTGAGTTTGCAATCGATTCCCTATCAAAATCTCGCCAAGTTTCCCGAATGGCAATTTATCACCTTTGATCGAGGTGCTCCTGACCTACCAAATTTGACTAAAGCCAATTGCGATCGCCTTCGTCCTGTGGATCTAATGGTGGTATGCGATCGCGTCGTCACGAAACCGGGGTATGGCACATTAGCGGAAGCTCTGCGTGTTGGGGTTCCTGTTGTTTGTCTGACCCGTGAAGGATTTTTAGAGGCTGAGACTTTAATAGCTGGAGTAAAGAACTACTCAGAACATTTGATTATTTCTCCCCAAGAGTTTTATGAAGGTGATTGGTCATTTCTCAATGAGACCTGCCTCCCTCCAGATTTAGCAGAGGCAAAACAGCTAGATATGCACGGAGAAGAAACTATTAATCAGGCGATTTTGGACTATTTCGCCTAA
- a CDS encoding pentapeptide repeat-containing protein — protein MEIDQCYQLFGLTSNATLEDVNKAYKALAMQWHPDRIPRENVQLQLQAQEKLKEINHARDSLRKAAEQKASGSQRYSHQNKQTHQHQTKYHSKYQSASQGYAQQKAADRTSDRTSERTSERYYSYQSRSQSQSYQPYQSYQARQQTSKHTPEPFQHNPSSEPQQRPKTTDLTGADFRGANLREKYLEGRNLSYANLSNADLTDAFLHRVNFQGANLQGANLFRANLFQANLQNADLRGANLIGADLSGADLSGANLTGAKVGFGEKIMVKLTNVNLKGATMPNGSIYS, from the coding sequence ATGGAAATCGATCAATGCTACCAACTCTTCGGTTTGACATCTAATGCGACCTTAGAAGATGTCAACAAGGCTTATAAAGCGCTGGCTATGCAATGGCATCCCGATCGCATCCCCAGAGAGAATGTGCAACTGCAACTACAAGCACAGGAAAAACTCAAAGAAATTAACCATGCAAGGGATAGCTTGCGAAAAGCTGCTGAGCAGAAAGCATCAGGTTCACAAAGATATTCGCATCAAAATAAACAAACTCATCAACATCAAACGAAATATCACAGTAAATACCAAAGTGCTTCTCAAGGCTATGCTCAACAAAAAGCAGCAGACCGTACTTCAGATCGCACTTCGGAACGCACTTCGGAACGTTATTACTCCTATCAATCGCGATCGCAATCTCAGTCCTATCAACCCTATCAGTCTTACCAAGCACGTCAGCAAACCAGTAAACATACCCCTGAGCCGTTCCAACATAATCCATCATCAGAGCCACAACAGCGTCCTAAAACAACGGATCTCACTGGGGCAGATTTTCGTGGGGCAAATTTACGCGAAAAATATCTTGAAGGGAGGAATCTCAGCTATGCCAATCTTAGTAATGCTGACTTAACCGATGCATTTCTCCACCGTGTCAACTTTCAAGGGGCAAATCTGCAAGGGGCAAATCTATTTAGAGCGAATCTATTTCAAGCTAATCTCCAAAATGCGGATCTACGCGGAGCTAACTTAATTGGTGCAGACCTAAGTGGCGCAGACTTAAGTGGTGCAAACCTGACTGGAGCAAAGGTAGGTTTTGGCGAAAAAATAATGGTCAAGCTGACCAATGTTAATCTCAAGGGAGCGACTATGCCCAATGGGTCTATCTATAGCTAA
- a CDS encoding septal ring lytic transglycosylase RlpA family protein has product MSRISTLWAISLISLISSVSPSIFATEIVDNKINYDLNEIYPDNPSINSHLIRNISKETQPKYVIEFQAKSSSKWIISINRQSIFWVKDLPSAAIATTKLAIILNSPDFDPNQIEPLVVGGEYIGKYKDTVLFRIPKSDVLNPSLNLTQWINNLRVAVGAEPMTLVEAQKQMYQLAVTNEKIDGIASWYGPYFQGRQTASGEQFEQQDFTAAHPSLPFDTYLKVTNQQNGRSVVVRINDRGPYVGERNLDLSHAAAIALNSDEVGVVPITATVLSPLR; this is encoded by the coding sequence ATGTCCAGAATATCTACACTATGGGCGATTTCTTTGATTTCGCTAATTTCTAGTGTCTCACCATCAATATTTGCGACTGAAATTGTTGATAACAAAATCAATTATGATCTCAATGAAATTTATCCAGACAACCCATCGATAAATTCCCACTTGATTCGTAACATATCCAAGGAAACACAACCTAAATATGTCATTGAGTTTCAAGCAAAGTCATCTAGTAAATGGATAATTAGCATAAATCGGCAATCTATATTTTGGGTTAAAGATTTGCCTAGTGCGGCGATCGCTACAACTAAACTTGCCATAATTCTCAACTCGCCAGATTTTGATCCCAACCAGATTGAGCCTTTGGTAGTAGGAGGAGAATATATTGGCAAATATAAAGATACGGTCTTATTTCGTATCCCTAAATCAGATGTTTTAAACCCTTCTCTAAACTTAACCCAATGGATTAATAACCTCAGGGTTGCGGTTGGGGCAGAGCCAATGACGCTAGTGGAAGCACAAAAGCAAATGTATCAATTGGCAGTTACTAACGAAAAAATTGATGGTATCGCTTCTTGGTATGGTCCCTATTTTCAAGGCAGACAGACCGCGTCGGGTGAGCAGTTTGAACAACAGGATTTCACAGCTGCCCATCCCAGTCTCCCCTTTGATACCTATCTCAAAGTTACTAACCAACAAAATGGGCGGTCAGTGGTAGTAAGAATTAATGATCGTGGTCCCTATGTTGGTGAGCGTAATCTTGACTTATCCCATGCTGCTGCGATCGCTTTGAACAGTGATGAAGTTGGCGTTGTACCGATTACCGCAACAGTACTTTCCCCATTGAGATAA